In Chloroherpetonaceae bacterium, a single genomic region encodes these proteins:
- a CDS encoding CCA tRNA nucleotidyltransferase, producing the protein MTTHETTIQLSEPLFRHLGAIADEMGLPCYAVGGYVRDRLLGRACKDIDIMVVGEPISFAKTVKQKLNGWAMAVFERFRTAQLTLNDSVLGEVRLEFVGARKESYNPDSRKPITAIGTLEDDLMRRDFTVNALAVSLNAQSYGELVDLFGGLQDLERKTLRTPLDPEATFSDDPLRMMRAARFAAQLGFQVDSAALAAMEKMRTRIKIVSQERITDELLKIMKTPVPSIGLEILFRTKLLEEIFPELTLMAGVEQVDGLGHKDTFYHTLKVVDNCAAMTDKLWLRMAALLHDIGKPRTKRFIKGHGWSFHGHDALGAAMLPKIFKRMKFPMEPLPYVQKLVRMHLRPIPLHRDEITDSAIRRLMVEAGEDLDDLMLLCRADVTSKNPKKVQRILANFAKVEEKVADVAEKDKWAKWRPPINGHEIMEMFQIPEGKLVGILKKAMENAILDGQIPHEREAAIAFLRQKFEELKAQSSPTSPVSPELQAPAQPEPVPSESPSC; encoded by the coding sequence ATGACGACACACGAAACCACGATTCAGCTCAGTGAGCCGCTCTTTCGCCACCTTGGGGCTATCGCCGATGAGATGGGTTTGCCTTGTTATGCCGTTGGCGGCTATGTGCGCGACCGATTGTTGGGGCGCGCTTGCAAGGACATTGACATTATGGTGGTCGGTGAGCCAATTTCGTTTGCCAAGACTGTCAAGCAGAAGCTAAACGGGTGGGCGATGGCTGTCTTTGAGCGGTTCCGCACGGCGCAACTGACGCTCAATGACAGCGTGTTGGGTGAAGTTCGGCTTGAGTTTGTTGGGGCGCGCAAAGAAAGCTACAACCCCGATTCCCGCAAGCCCATCACGGCAATCGGCACGCTGGAAGATGACCTTATGCGGCGTGATTTTACGGTGAATGCACTGGCTGTGTCGCTCAATGCCCAGAGCTACGGTGAGCTGGTTGATCTTTTCGGTGGTCTGCAAGACTTGGAGCGGAAGACACTCCGCACGCCCTTAGACCCTGAAGCGACCTTTTCAGATGACCCTTTGCGAATGATGCGAGCCGCTCGTTTTGCTGCCCAGTTGGGGTTTCAAGTCGACTCTGCTGCACTGGCGGCAATGGAGAAAATGCGCACGCGTATCAAAATTGTCTCGCAGGAGCGCATTACCGACGAGCTGCTTAAAATTATGAAAACCCCCGTGCCATCAATTGGCTTAGAGATTCTCTTTCGCACCAAATTGCTGGAAGAGATTTTCCCAGAGCTTACCTTGATGGCTGGAGTTGAACAAGTCGATGGCTTAGGGCACAAGGACACATTTTACCATACGCTGAAAGTGGTCGACAACTGTGCTGCAATGACGGATAAGCTCTGGCTGCGTATGGCAGCACTGTTGCATGACATCGGCAAACCTCGCACCAAGCGCTTTATCAAGGGGCATGGCTGGTCATTTCACGGCCATGATGCGCTGGGCGCTGCCATGCTGCCTAAAATCTTCAAGCGAATGAAGTTTCCGATGGAGCCTTTGCCATATGTGCAAAAACTGGTGCGTATGCACCTGCGCCCGATTCCGCTACACCGAGATGAAATCACAGACTCTGCCATCCGCCGCTTGATGGTAGAGGCCGGAGAGGACTTAGATGACCTTATGCTGCTTTGCCGCGCCGATGTAACCAGCAAGAACCCGAAGAAGGTGCAGCGAATTCTAGCAAACTTTGCGAAGGTAGAAGAAAAAGTGGCAGATGTGGCAGAAAAGGACAAGTGGGCAAAGTGGCGACCGCCTATTAACGGCCATGAGATTATGGAAATGTTCCAAATCCCAGAGGGCAAGCTGGTCGGTATTTTGAAGAAAGCCATGGAGAATGCGATTCTGGATGGTCAAATTCCACACGAGCGTGAGGCTGCGATTGCATTTCTTCGGCAAAAGTTTGAAGAGCTGAAGGCTCAGTCTTCGCCTACTTCTCCAGTATCGCCAGAGCTGCAAGCACCTGCACAGCCTGAACCTGTTCCATCAGAGTCGCCATCGTGCTAA